The genomic segment TACTCGTCTCCCGACGCGCGAAGATTTATAACTGAAACCGGGACAAGGTGCTCTATGGACGAATGGGAGTACAAAATTGTGGAACTGTCGAACGGCGGCCTCTTCGGAGATAGCGAGAAACCGACGGAAGCGGGCCTCAACGAACTCGGCGAACGAGGCTGGGAACTGGGGAGACAGGGGTGAGAACTGACGGCATCGTCGACCGGGTCGAACGGGTCACTTGGCGGACGACCCAAAAGCGAGGCGAATGCGCTGGTAGTAAACGTCCGAATGAGTAACCGCGTCACTCCTCGACCGTCCAAGAATCGAGCGTTTCCTGCACCAGCGCCTCGCCGACTGCTCGGCCGAGAACGTCGTAACCGGCGCGTTCGGCGCGGTCGTCGGCGGACGCGATGAGCCGCGAGACGATGAACTCCGGCGTGGACCTGCCGACCGTGTCAAAGCGGGGTTGGTAGTCCACGAGCAGGTCCAACTCCTCGTCCAACCCTTCGGCGAAGATACCGTCCTTCCGGGCTTGCTCGGGGAGTGGATTCAAGTCGTCCGCGAGGTGGGTGACGAACACGCCGAGCGCGCCCCTGTCGACGGTCAAACTCACGAGACCGTGGAGGAGGTTCGCGGCGCTCCCCGGTTCGGTGATCGCTTCGAACTCGTCCACCAGCATGAGCGTCCGCCCGTCGTCAGTGAGCGGCGGGACGATGCTCCGAAGCGTGGATTCGAGCACGCCAGCGTTGAAACTGGCGTGGCGGCGATGGAAGACGATGGCGTCGGAAATCGACACCTGCGCCCGCGATGCGGGGACGGGAAGGCCCATCTGTGCCAGCAAGCCGACCTGACACAGCGTTTCGAGCAGGGTCGTCTTCCCACCGCTGTTCGCGCCGGTCAGGACGGTCACGCGGTCACCTTTCGGCGGTCCCGCGACGGCGTGGTCGCCGATGCCGTAGGTGATGGGCTGGACGTCGCCGCTCCCCGTGGCGAGAAAGAGGTTCCGTGCGCCCTCGACGGCGAACCCGGAGTCCACGAACTCCGGACGCGTGAGGTCGAACGCGGCGGCGAAGCGGGCGAGCGACAGCGAGACCGCGAGGTCGCTCACGGCCGAAACGGCGGCGTCGATGGCATCACGGGCGGTTTCGATGTCGGATTCGAGTCGCTCGACCACAGAGGATTCGCGTTCCTCGGCCGCGGCACGGCTTTCGGCGACGAGTTCGCGGAGCGACCCGCCGACGAAGTCAGTGGCGTCGGTCGCCTCGCCCACCGTCGCGTCGCGGATTCGCTCCCCGGTTCGATGTCGGTCTCACGGGCGACGTACTCGACGTAGCTCTCGCGGAACTCGTCGGGGTTTCGAACGTCACCTGACTGGACGGCTTCGAGCACGTCGAGGTACCCGCTTTCGAGTCGTTCGGCCGCTGCGAGCGTCTCCCGGAGGCGGTCGAGTTCCTCGTCGGCACCCTCCGCAACCGATCCGTCGTCGAGTTTTCCGAGGGCACCCTCCGCGACTTCGAGGTCGTCCGGGTCGATTTCCGCGACGGTGGCGAACGCGCCGTCATCGACGCCGGTTCGTTGGAGCGCCCGCGCCGTCTCGACGGCGGTTCGCTCGCTGCCGTCGTAGGCGTCGAACGAATCGAGGACGGTTTCCCGCGTCTCGTCGTCCAGTTCATCCCACGATTCCACGGCCGCCATCACGGAGTCGAGTCGTTCCTCCGCCTTCTCCCGGGATCGAACCGGGGTGAAGACGCGAATTCGGTCGCCCGCGTCGGGCGTCACGGCGTAGTCGCTGGCGAGGTCGAGCAGTGACTTGTACACCGAACGAGCATCCCGCGTGGCGAGAACGTTCATCCCCTCGCCCCCGTTGGCCTGCCGGAGGATACGTGTCGCCCGTCCTCGGGGAAGCCCCGCTTTCGTCAGTGCGCGAACGTCGCTCGATTCGATGGCGTGAATCGCCCGTTCGACGCCGAGTTCCGATGCGAGCAACTCGCTCGTCTTCGGCCCGACGCCCCAGTAATCCTCCAGCCTCATACCTGTTGGCTGACACGGACGGGTATTAATCATTCCCGTTTGACCGAAAGGTAGAGATAGCTCCGCGGTATTAATATTCCTATGTCCCTCCATGAATCATACCCGGACACGCCACAAATCGTCTACGTTGGGCAGAGCGGACGAGTTGGACTACAGGGTGCCACGGAGCGGCGAACGAGTGCCACGAAGGTACTCGACCGACTCGATATCGACCGACTGCGTGGTCTGTGAGCATTCACCGGCGGAATACGATGCGGTGGCCGTGTTGGAGGAGGTACGCGAACGCGACACGGAGTTGCCGTTCTTCATCGTCACCGACCGACGACGGGACGATCACGAGGGCGCTTTCGGCGGGAGTCACCGACTGTGTCAATCCCGCCCGTCCCGAGTTACTCACACACACAAGTCGAGCGCGCAATCGACGACTACCGAACCGCACAGGAGTTGGAACAGGCAACGGCGATACTCGGTGGGTTGGCGGACGCCGTCGTAGCGATAGACGAGGAGGGACGTATCCGCTACGCCAACGACGCCCTCGAACGCGTTCTCGGGTACGACCCGACCGAAATGCTCGGGGGACAGTTGACGACGGTGATCCCGTCGGTCCTCCGGTCGACACATCGGGAATCGTTCGACCGATACGTCGAAACCGGGGAGCGACGACTCGACTGGGAGCACGTCGAAACGACTGCACGACACCGTGATGGCCACGAAGTTCCGGTACTGCTCTCGTTTCACAACGGCATGTGCGGCGGCGAGGAACTGATAACGGGCATCATCCGCGACGTATCGGAGCGCAAGGAGGTGGAGACGGAACTCGAAGCGTCACGGGAACGCTATCGGCGGTTGGTCGCCGCGAGTCCGGAGGCGGTCCTCGTCGCCGATGCCGAGACGGGTATCATCGTGGACGCCAATGGAGCGGCGGAGAAGTTGCTCGGTCGCCCTCGGAACGAGATTTGTGGGATGCACCAGTCGGAAATCCATCCGGTGGGGCGACGAGAGAAGTATCGGCAGATATTCGAGAACCACGCGGAGAGGGGAGGCATAATACGGAACGTGGATCACCTTTCGGTCGTTCGACCCGACGGCGAGAAAGTGCCGGTCGAAATCAGCGCGAACGTTTCGGAAGTCGGCGGTCGACGGCTCGTCAACGCCATTTTCAAGGACATCTCGGAGCGGAAGGCCCGCGAACGGACGCTCGAATATCTGCGCTCCGCGACGCGTCGGCTCATGACGGCGGAGACGAAGACGGACATCTGTGAGATTGCGGTGAAAGCCGCCGGGGATAAACTCGACCTCCCCCTCTCGATGCTCCTCCTCACGAACGAGGGAGGTGATACGCTCGTTCCTGCTGCGATGACGGAGACGACCGAGACGCTACTGGACGAGGTTCCACGTTTCGAGGGGAACGATGATCCGGTGTGGTCGGCGTTCGAATCGGGTGAAGCGATCACGTTCGACGGATCGGACGACGATCTCGGGGTATGCGAAGAAGGAATGGAAGTCGAACAGGAGATCGTGATTCCGTTGGGGGCCCACGGTGTCTTCCTGCTCGGTTCCCCTTCCGCGGGACGGTTCGACGAATACGTCCGTGACTTCGCCGAGATATTGGCGACGAACGTCCGGTCGGCGCTCGACCGGGCGGAGCGCGAGGAAACGTTGGCGGCGCAGCGAGCCGAACTGGTCGAACTGAACCGGATCAACGAGGTCATCCGGGACGTGGATCGAACGCTGGTGCAGGCCACGAGCAGGGAGGAAATCGAGGAGACGGTCGTGGGGCGGTTGGCGTCGGCCGGACCGTACGAGTTCGCGTGGATCGGTGAGTACGAGATGGGAGTCGAAACCGTCAGAGCAGTGGCGAACGCGGGGGATGATACTTACTACGAATCGGCCGACAAGAAGGCGGGACAACGGAACTGTCCGGTCGCCAAAGCGCTGCGGTCCGGGCAGACGGTGGTGGTCGAGGACGTACCGACCGATCCAGCGTTCGAATCGTGGGTGACGGAAGCGCTCGACGGCGATCAGCAATCGTTGGCGGCGCTACCGATTCGGTACGACGAAACCCAATACGGCGTCCTCGTCGTTCACGCCGACCGGGAAGGGGCGTTCGATTGCCGCGAGCAGTCGGTGCTCGTCGAACTCGGCGAAACGATCGGGATGGCTATCGCCGCGATGGAGAGCCGAAAGGCGCTCGTCTCCGACTGCGTGGTGGAAGTCGAGATGGAAGCGCCGGAGGCCGACCACTATCTCATCGATATTCCGCAGAAACTCGGGTGTACGTTCGTCTTGCAGGGAACGACGATTTCGCCGACCGGCGAAATCCTCTGTTTCGTCACGGCTTCAGGTGCGCCGCCGGAGGTCATCCGCGAGCGAACCGAGCAGTACGACGGGGTAACGGACACGCGAGTCGTCCACGAGCGCGAAGACGAGTGCATATTCGAAGTCAGCTACGACGGCCGTCGTTCGTCAAGGCGCTCGTGGACAGGGGGGCGACGCTCGGACACGTCGAAGCGGGGCCGGAGAAGGCCAGAGGAACCATCGAACTACCGAGGGACGCGGACATCAGGGGGATGGTCGAAGCGGTACAACGCATCGCGCCGACCGCTCGGGTCGTCGCCCAGCGGGAGCGGGAAAAACCCGAACCGACGGCGACGGAGTTCAGGATGCAACTCGCAGAGTCGCTGACCGACAGGCAACGGACGGCACTGGAGACGGCGTACCTCGCCGGGTTCTTCGAGTGGCCGCGAAACAGCACCGGCGAGGAAGTCGCGGAACTACTCGACGTTTCGGCACCGACGTTTCATCAGCACCTTCGACACGCCCAGTCGAAGTTGTTGAAGACGTTTTTCGACCGATAGGCGAGACGGTACCGGCCGGAGGGACTTTCATCCCCGCCTCGGTTTGTCCCGTCATGCGTCTCATTCAAGTGCTCGTTCCGGACGATTGCCGGAGCGACGTTCTCGCCGTGCTGGACGACGAGGACATCGATTACGTGCTCACACGGGAGGACGGAGATGACGACGATTCCGCGGTCGTTCAATTTCCAGTGCCGACGCAAGCGGTGGACGCCGTTCTCACGAGCCTTCGAGACGCAGGTCTGGACGAGAACGGTTACACCGTCGTCGGCAGTTTGGAGACGGCCCGAACCCCGAACATTCAGGAGTTAGAGGAACGATTCGTACGGGGGCGAGACGAGGACGACAGCATCGCGACCGAGGAGATACGGACGAAGGCGCTCGGAATGAATCCGAGTCCGCTGACGTACTACGCGATGACCGTGCTGTCGGCGATCGTCGCGACCGCCGGGTTGTTGCTCAACTCACCCGCGCTGGTCGTCGGATCGATGGTCATCGCCCCGCAGATGGGGTCCGCGATGACGACGAGCGGTCGGACTCGTCCTGAACGACCGCAACATGATACGCGACGGGTTGTCGTCGCAGGTGCTCGGACTCGCCGTGGCCATCGTCAGCGCGACGATTCGGGTGGTCGCTCAAGTCCGCGCAGTTCATCCCACCGGCCCTCAACGTGGCGACGGTGAACCAGATAAGCCAGCGCACCTCGCCGGGATTCCTCTCGCTCGCCGTCGGTCTCTGTGCTGGCGCGGCGGGGGCGTTGGGAGTCGCAACCGCACTGCCGGTCTCGCTCGTCGGCGTCATGATCGCGGCGGCGCTCATTCCCGCCGCCGCCGCCGTCGGCGTCGGATTGGCGTGGGGACCGCCGGTGTTGGCGTTCGGTGCGTTCGTCCTGCTGGTGGTGAACGTCGTCTCCATCAATGCCGCGTCCGGCAGCGTCCTCTGGGCGCTCGGCTACCGCCCGGAAAACGAAGGGAGTATTCGGGATGCCGCACCGAGAATCGTCGCGGCCGCTATTTTGCTCGTCTCGTTCGTCGGCGCGGGAGCGCTGATGACCCAACAGGTCCACACCGAAAACACGGCGAACAGGGAGGTACAGAAGATACTGGAATCGAAGCACTACGAGCAACTCGAACTCGTGGAGGTGAACGTCGAGTTCGACGACATGGGCCTCGTCGACGACAAACAGCACGTGACGGTGCTCGTGACCAAGCCGTCCGGAAAGCGGTATCCCGGGCTGGCGAAGAAGCTCGCCGGGAAGATATCCGCCAAACTCGACGGGAGGACGATAGTCGAACTGCAGTTCACCGAGAGCCAACAGTCGGTGGCGAGAACGTGACGCCGTGGTCGGCCGTGATCCGGTAGGCGGCCGTCCCCCAGATGTAATCCTCGACGGGCCACCACGTCCGGGCGTTGTTGAGACTCGCGACGAGAACGCCATCGTCCGGCCGCTGGAGGTCGGGATGGAAACTGACGCTCCCGCTGTCGCCATCGGTAAACGAGGACCGTGACCCCCATTTCAGTTGTCCGTGTTTGCAGACGGTTCCGTACGCGCAGGTCATCCCGTCCACGGTTTGAATCCGACCCGACGAGTAACCGGAGACGGCGGCGACCTTCTGCAGTTTCGACCGACGTGCTTTGAGGTGGGCGAGTCCCGCGCGCGTGAACTGCCCCATGACCGCGGATGGGGAAACGCCGTGGATGGCGCTCGTCGGAAGCGCGTCGTTCACCGGGTCGATACGAACGAAGTCGTCCAATGCGTAGCCGCGTCCCACTTTGCCGACCTTTCGCCATCCGGTGCGTCCCTTGACGTAGAACGGTTCGCCGCGGTGTTGTTCGTCGTCGTCCCCGTAGAGATGGTTCGAAGTCGCGAAAAACGGCGCTCCGTCGTCGTACATCGCCGGACAGAGCGTTGCGGCGGCGTGCTTGCTCCCGCACTCGACGCTTCCGGGCACGCGGTCGTCGTCGAACGAAGCGTCGTACGTCCGGCTTTTTTCGGTCGTATCGGCCGCTTCGACGTGATTCACTTCGACGGCGACGTCGCCGATTCGTTCGGGGACGGACCCCGTCGCCTCGTCGTAGGTCACGTCCACGGCGAGGGCGGCGTTTCGTCCGCCGAACTCGCCCGGAACGACGGCGCTACCGACGATTCCGTGACGAGAAAGCAAGTCGTGGCGCTCGTGTGCGTCGAACGCGGCGCGGAGGTCCGCGAACCAATCAGCCGGAACCGTCGTCGTCAGCGGTTCGGAATCGGACCCCCGACCGTACACGAGCGGCACTTCGTCGCGTCCGGCCGCCCGCACGTCGTCGGGCGTGAGCAGGGCGGCCATCGAGCCGAACCCTGCACCCGCGAGTGTCGTGACGAACCGTCGCCGCCCCATCGTCCCCAGTCGTCTCCGTGGCAGCGAGCGCGTTGCTGGTCGCTGTCCGATGTCGTCGTGGTTCCCCATCGTGTCGTTTCCCCGTTCCCGAACTCGGGTACGACGGGGGAGTACTTGAAGCTGAACCGTCAGGTTCCCCGTTCGAGCGGATGAATTATCGGTACGACGACAGTGCAGTTTTAGGGGTGCCAAAAAATGAGAACATTTACGTACCTTTAGGCGAGCCTAAAACATGGGCATGGTAGCAGACGACCCTAAGACCACGAGCCGTCGACGGTATCTGTTCGGTTGTGGCGTCGCCGGAGCGACGATCATGGCTGGCTGTCTCGGCGGCGACGAGAGTTCAGGAGCAGGAACGGACACGACGAACACTAGCGAGACGACGGGCTCGAAATCGGACGGAACGAGCACGGAGACGACCGAGACGGAAACGTCGGAGTCGGGTCCGTACTCGGTATCGATGGAACCGGTCGGGTCGGTGAAGTTCGATTCCGTCCCGAAGAGTTGGGTCGCCAACAACGGCAGTTGGGCGGACATGGGCATCGCGCTCGGCCTCGAACCGCCGAAAGCAGTCTGGTTGACGAGTCGGTACCACACGCAGTACTACGACGAAATTCCCGGCGTCTCGATGGACAAGAGCGGGATGAAGAACCTGTACCAGGACGGCGTCAACAAGGAACTGTTCTACCAACTGGACGGCGACGTACACGTCATCGACCCGAACTTCCTGATGAACCGGTTCAAAGGATGGTCCCAGTCGGACGTCGACGAAGTCGAAAAGAACATCGGGCCGTTCTTCGGCAACAGCATCTTCTCGACCGGATACAAGTGGCACAAAGACTACACATACTACAGTCTCTACGAGGCGTTCGAAAAACTCGCCAAGGTGTTCAAGCGCACCGACCGGTACGAGGCGTTCAAGTCCCTACACGCCGACTTCCAGTCGAACCTCGAATCGGTCGTCCCGTCGAAGAAGTCGAAACGGCCGTCGGTCGCTATCATGTGGGCGAACGGGAACAAGCCCGAGTCGTTCTCGCCGTACCTCATCTCGGAGGGGACGAGCTTCAAACAGTGGCGCGACCTGAAGGTCCAAGACGCGTTCGCCAACACGGACGTCCGTGACTTCCACGCGACGCGCGGAGAGGTGGACTTCGAGACGCTGTTGAAGATCGATCCCGACGTGTTGCTCCTGCGCGGACACGAGAACCAGACGAAAAAGGAGTTCCAGAACACGGTCGTCGAGTTCATGAAGAACCACAAGATCGGCAAACGGCTCACCGCCGTCAAAAACGACGACGTGTACCGTGGCGGCGGGTTGTACCAGGGCCCGATCACGAATCTCGTCCTCACCGAGCGCGCGGCAAAGCAGGTGTACGACGCCTCGGGCGACCTCTACGACAAGAAACGGGTCGCGAGCATCGTGAAAGGTGATATGTAAGCAAAGGGAAAGACGGTCGGCGACGTCCGGAGGTATATCCCAGTTCAGTGCGACGCGGGCACGGTAGGCATCAACCGCTCGCGTCATCCCATATCATTTCGACGAGATCCCCAGTCATCACTTTTCAGTGCGAAATCGTAATCCATCGAATCGAGGATGGAGCCGTGTAACAAACCCGGAGTGGACGGTGAGAGCTCGATAGAGGCGTAATTAGCGCTCTGGGAGAAAAACCAAAGCTCTTATCGGTGTTTAGGCAGACCTAAAAGATGAACAAGAGGTGAAGCGCGAGTCGCTTCGCCGGGTAGTGACAACGATGGAAAAACCGAGTACGGGGCCGGACACATGACAGAGGAAGTCGAGGCGACGATAGGAGAACGAATAGACGGGTCACTGGCGGGGCTCATTCTGGCGAGTATCGGAATCGTGATCGTTTCCGCGCTCGTGCAAGTCAGTTTCGGCGCGTACTCCACGACGCTTTCGCAGGCGTGGCACGCCGTGTTCAACCCGAAAGTCATCGCCGATCCCAAGGTACTCGGGGCGCTCCTGTTCGGGGGCGAGATTCCGGACGGTACGAACTTGAGCAACACCACGACGGTCGTCTGGAGTCTGCGCCTTCCGCGAGTCCTTGTCGGAATCTTCGTCGGCGTGAACCTGGCGGTCTCGGGCGCGATTTTCCAGGCCGTCACGCGCAACGAACTGGCGAGCCCGTACATCCTCGGCGTCAGCAGCGGTGCCGGACTCGCGGTGTTGCTCACGCTCGTCGTGTTCAGCGGCCTCTCGCTGTTCCTCCCCGTGTTCGCGGCGCTCGGCGGTATCGTCGCGTTCATCATCGTCTACACCATCGCGTGGAAGGGCGGGACGAGTCCCGTCCGACTCGTCCTCGCAGGTGTCATCGTCAGCACGGTCTTCTCGTCGCTCCAACGCGGCCTCTTCTTCTTCGCGGACAACATCGGCGTGGTACAACAGGCCCTCGCGTGGACCACGGGGTCGCTCACGGGAACGGGCTGGGAGCAAGTTCGGATCGTTCTCATCCCGACACTGATCGTCATTCCGATTTCGCTGATCGTGTCCCGGCAGTTGAACGTCCTTCTCCTCGGCGAGCGAACCGCGCGGTCGCTCGGCATGTCGGTCGAACGGGTCCGGTTCGGACTCTCGATACTGGCGATCATCGCGGCGAGTTCCGCCATCTCGGTGGCCGGAATCGTTAGCTTCGTCGGCCTCATCGTCCCCCACGTCGTCCGGAACATCGTCGGGAGCGATTATCGAAAGCTCATGATCGGGTGCCTGTTCGCCGGACCGGCACTGGTCGTCGCCGCCGACGTGGGGGCGCGACTCGCACTCATGCCGATCCAGATTCCGGTCGGTATCGTCACCGGACTCGTCGGCGGGCCGTACTTCCTCTATCTCATGCGGAAACAGCAGAACATGGGTGAACTCTGATGACACACGAAGACACCACTGCCACCAACGAAGGGACGACCGGAACGGAACCGGACGCCTGCCGGAGGAATCAGAATGAGTAAACAGCTAGACCAAACGATAAACGAGGGAACGGACGAATCGGAGAACGAACGAACCGAAGAGCCGACGGACGAGCGCGCGAGCGAACTGTTCGGCGAGGAGTTGGCGATCGGCTATCCGACCTCCGGAATCATCGTGGAATGTAACTCCATCGTCCTCCCGGCGGGGGAGATAACCGCGCTCGTCGGCCCGAACGGGAGCGGAAAGAGCACGCTGCTGAAGGCGCTGTCCCGCGAACTGGAACCCGAAAACGGTATCGTTCGGTTGGACGGAAACGACATCCAGTCGTTCGGGACGAAGGAACTCGCACGGGAACTGGGGCTCCTTTCACAACAGAACAAGTCGCCCGGAAGCCTGACCGTCGAGGAACTCGCATACCACGGTCGATACCCGCACCGCAAGCTCTTCGAGTCGAAGACGGAAGCGGATCACGAGGCCGTCGATACCGCACTCGAACGCGCTGGCGTCACGCATCTCAGGGACGAGGAGATGAACAGCCTCAGCGGCGGACAAAAACAGCTCGCGTGGATCGCAATGGTGCTGGCACAGGACACGGAAGTGCTGCTGTTGGACGAACCGACGACGTACCTCGACCTACGCCATCAGCTGAACGTCCTCGAAATCGTCAAAACGCTCGCCCGCGAGGAGAACCTGACCATCGGCATCGTCCTCCACGACATCTCGCAGGCCGCTCGCTACGCCGACAACCTCGTCGCCCTCCGCGACGGCGAACCCTACGATTGGGGACCACCGGACGAAGTCGTGACGGAGGAACTACTCGCCGAGGTGTTCGGCGTCGAAGCGACGGTCGGTCTCGGACCGGAGGGACCGGTCGTGAACCCGCAACGACCGCTCTGAACGCAGCGTGGGTGAGTTCGGAGGAGTTCAATTGCAGTCCGAGTCGGGTCCATCTCCAATGACCGATTAGCTGGGGTATATTTTTAACAGCGAGAAGATTACTGGTAGATAACAGGACGATACGAGTCCATGAGCGCAGTGAAGTACGCGGACCGACTCACCGACCATCCCTTCGGCCGTCTAGTGATACTCATCGCCGGAATCACCGTCCTCGGCGCGGCACCGCTGTTCTACCCACCGTTCGGAACCGTAGTGTGGTGGTTATTCCCAACCTTGTTCGTTCTCAAGGGCGTTTGGGAACTGTACTTCCGTGGAGCGGACGGTCCATTATCGATGGCCGCCGGTTCCCTGCTCGTTCTCGGCGGTGTCAGCCGTGCGCTGTACCAACTCGTTCCGATGGACGAGTTCACCGGGACGGTAGCGAACGTCATTCCACTATTCGGAATTTTCGCCATGATGTACGTCCAGCATTACCGCGAGAACGAGTAAACCACGTCGCTTTGGAGAGGCGAATCGAGGGAGCGAACGCGCCGGGAAGCCGGGAAACCCAACGGGGCGACGGATCGAGATTGGCGGCAAGTGGTTATCGCCCGAATTCGAAGCCGGAATCGGTAGCCGTCTCGGTCTCCTCGGTGTCCGAATGGCCGTCGCGGAGACGCCGGACGCGGGCCTCCAGTTCGGCGATGGCTTCGGTCTGATCGTCCGTCGCCGCCACGATGTTGTCCGCGGCTTCCTCCGTATCCGAAGCGTGTTCGCGTGCCGACTCCAACGTCGAGGTCAACTCCTCGACCGTCACCGCTTGATTGTTGGTCTCCCGCGAAACCTCCGCGATTCCGTTCGCGGACTCGTCGATGGCGTTCGCGATATCTTCGAGCGCGGTTAGAACGTTCGAAATCTGGCCACTCGCGGTCGTTATCCGTTGGTGGGACTGCTCGGCGGCGACTACCGTCGAGTCGGTCTGGGTCTGGAGTCGTCGATGTTCGTCGCTATCCGTTCGGTGTGCTGGCGGGTTTCGTCCGCGAGCGACTTCACCTCGTCGGCGACGACGGCGAACCCATCGCCGTCGTCGCCGCGCGGGCCGCCTCGATATTGGCGTTCAAGGCGAGGAGGTTGGTCTGTTCGGCCACGTCGGAAATTATCTCGACCACGTCCTCGATGTCGTCCATCCGTTCGCCGAGATCGGTAACGCTATCCACGAGGTCCTCGCCGATGTCGGTGACTTCGTTGGTAGCAGTGCGGGCATCCTCGGAGGCATCGAGACCGTCGTTGGCGGCCTCACGAGCCGTCGAGGCGGCCGAATCAACCTGTTC from the Haladaptatus sp. R4 genome contains:
- a CDS encoding DUF4177 domain-containing protein, whose protein sequence is MDEWEYKIVELSNGGLFGDSEKPTEAGLNELGERGWELGRQG
- a CDS encoding helix-turn-helix domain-containing protein, giving the protein MQLAESLTDRQRTALETAYLAGFFEWPRNSTGEEVAELLDVSAPTFHQHLRHAQSKLLKTFFDR
- a CDS encoding ABC transporter substrate-binding protein, yielding MVADDPKTTSRRRYLFGCGVAGATIMAGCLGGDESSGAGTDTTNTSETTGSKSDGTSTETTETETSESGPYSVSMEPVGSVKFDSVPKSWVANNGSWADMGIALGLEPPKAVWLTSRYHTQYYDEIPGVSMDKSGMKNLYQDGVNKELFYQLDGDVHVIDPNFLMNRFKGWSQSDVDEVEKNIGPFFGNSIFSTGYKWHKDYTYYSLYEAFEKLAKVFKRTDRYEAFKSLHADFQSNLESVVPSKKSKRPSVAIMWANGNKPESFSPYLISEGTSFKQWRDLKVQDAFANTDVRDFHATRGEVDFETLLKIDPDVLLLRGHENQTKKEFQNTVVEFMKNHKIGKRLTAVKNDDVYRGGGLYQGPITNLVLTERAAKQVYDASGDLYDKKRVASIVKGDM
- a CDS encoding iron ABC transporter permease, whose translation is MTEEVEATIGERIDGSLAGLILASIGIVIVSALVQVSFGAYSTTLSQAWHAVFNPKVIADPKVLGALLFGGEIPDGTNLSNTTTVVWSLRLPRVLVGIFVGVNLAVSGAIFQAVTRNELASPYILGVSSGAGLAVLLTLVVFSGLSLFLPVFAALGGIVAFIIVYTIAWKGGTSPVRLVLAGVIVSTVFSSLQRGLFFFADNIGVVQQALAWTTGSLTGTGWEQVRIVLIPTLIVIPISLIVSRQLNVLLLGERTARSLGMSVERVRFGLSILAIIAASSAISVAGIVSFVGLIVPHVVRNIVGSDYRKLMIGCLFAGPALVVAADVGARLALMPIQIPVGIVTGLVGGPYFLYLMRKQQNMGEL
- a CDS encoding ABC transporter ATP-binding protein; the protein is MSKQLDQTINEGTDESENERTEEPTDERASELFGEELAIGYPTSGIIVECNSIVLPAGEITALVGPNGSGKSTLLKALSRELEPENGIVRLDGNDIQSFGTKELARELGLLSQQNKSPGSLTVEELAYHGRYPHRKLFESKTEADHEAVDTALERAGVTHLRDEEMNSLSGGQKQLAWIAMVLAQDTEVLLLDEPTTYLDLRHQLNVLEIVKTLAREENLTIGIVLHDISQAARYADNLVALRDGEPYDWGPPDEVVTEELLAEVFGVEATVGLGPEGPVVNPQRPL